The following coding sequences are from one Sphingomonadaceae bacterium OTU29LAMAA1 window:
- a CDS encoding SURF1 family protein gives MTMRRAIVPGLLLATIALLIGLGVWQIERRTWKLALIAQTERQLRAAPVAAPPPSAPIDADDAYKPVVATGRYRAGADTYVQAVTDLGGGFWVLTPFDTDRGFTVLVNRGFVPADQRGKVAPPTAPQSIRGLLRLTEPGGGFLRSNDPAGDRWYSRDLAAIAEARHLGRVAPYFIDASEPRTGWPRGGMTVVRFRNSHLVYALTWFGLALLVAVMAWRVRRRI, from the coding sequence GTGACGATGCGCAGGGCGATCGTTCCCGGCCTGTTGCTGGCCACGATCGCCCTGCTGATCGGTCTGGGCGTCTGGCAGATCGAACGCCGGACGTGGAAACTGGCGCTGATCGCGCAGACCGAGCGGCAGTTGCGCGCGGCCCCCGTCGCGGCCCCGCCGCCATCGGCTCCGATAGATGCGGACGACGCCTACAAGCCCGTGGTCGCCACCGGTCGCTATCGCGCCGGCGCGGACACGTACGTTCAGGCCGTGACCGACCTCGGCGGCGGGTTCTGGGTGCTTACCCCGTTCGATACGGATCGCGGCTTCACCGTGCTGGTAAACCGCGGTTTCGTGCCGGCGGACCAGCGCGGCAAGGTAGCCCCGCCGACTGCCCCGCAGAGCATCCGTGGCCTGCTGCGCCTCACGGAGCCGGGCGGCGGTTTCCTCCGCTCCAACGACCCGGCCGGCGACCGGTGGTACTCCCGCGACCTCGCCGCCATTGCCGAGGCGAGGCATCTGGGTCGGGTCGCGCCCTATTTCATCGACGCGAGCGAACCCCGGACCGGCTGGCCCCGCGGCGGCATGACCGTCGTCCGCTTCCGCAACAGCCACCTGGTGTACGCGCTGACATGGTTCGGACTGGCGCTGTTGGTCGCCGTTATGGCCTGGCGCGTGCGGAGGCGAATTTAA
- a CDS encoding PaaI family thioesterase, with amino-acid sequence MSLPPYAELLGITLEPRDGAAPLLEMPFGDDVLGRPGFLHGGAIAGLLEVAAIVSLQHALTEEGGGRIKPVNVTVDFMRGGRDKPTRAEGIVTRLGTRVANVEAIAWQDDRAKPIAHARMNYLIARD; translated from the coding sequence ATGAGCCTGCCGCCCTATGCCGAGCTGCTCGGCATCACGCTGGAGCCGCGCGACGGCGCTGCACCGTTGTTGGAAATGCCGTTCGGGGACGACGTGCTCGGTCGCCCCGGCTTCCTGCACGGCGGCGCGATTGCCGGATTGCTGGAAGTAGCGGCGATCGTCTCGCTGCAACATGCGCTGACCGAAGAAGGCGGAGGCCGGATCAAGCCGGTCAACGTCACCGTCGACTTCATGCGCGGTGGTCGCGACAAGCCGACCCGTGCGGAAGGGATCGTCACCCGCCTCGGCACCCGCGTCGCCAACGTCGAGGCGATCGCATGGCAGGACGACCGCGCCAAGCCGATCGCGCATGCGCGGATGAACTATCTGATTGCGCGGGATTAA
- a CDS encoding MBL fold metallo-hydrolase → MAFAFKIIGGVVLLLIVAAGLAVTIAPRFLDRIYYRGDASDHYDGERFFNPDKDEDTLRAPPGRGGRAGFFWRQFTGSDGRPAWPASVPVAASKPAARVEGERMVVTWIGHASVLIQTQGLNILTDPVYADRAGPMGFGPKRVAAPGVAFDDLPRIDLVLVSHNHYDHLDQATLKRLWQRDRPQIVTSLGNDSVIGQTGAKAIALDWGGNATLTAAGLKDTSTDIRCDPDSWCPGDRARVFITRNHHWGSRWFTDRNRALWSSFVIALPSGGNVFFAGDTGFGDGLWAAEAAAYGPVRFAMIPIGAFRFAPGQMSSGSHIGPAEAALVHQRLGAARSLAIHWGTFRLSYEGYDTPPRMLAAAMRCTGGTGFAAAAIGVPFEVAPYAKPQTGKPLEPAAMLACMDTPAVKALH, encoded by the coding sequence GTGGCATTCGCATTCAAGATCATCGGCGGAGTCGTGCTATTGCTGATCGTGGCGGCAGGACTGGCCGTAACGATCGCGCCGCGTTTCCTCGATCGGATCTATTATCGGGGCGATGCCAGCGATCACTACGATGGCGAACGCTTCTTCAATCCCGACAAGGATGAGGACACGCTGCGCGCTCCCCCCGGCCGCGGTGGCCGCGCCGGCTTCTTCTGGCGGCAGTTCACCGGGAGCGACGGCCGCCCGGCCTGGCCCGCCAGCGTGCCCGTTGCCGCCTCGAAACCCGCTGCCCGCGTCGAGGGCGAACGGATGGTGGTGACGTGGATCGGTCACGCCAGCGTGCTGATCCAGACCCAAGGCCTGAATATTCTGACCGACCCGGTCTACGCCGACCGGGCCGGCCCGATGGGCTTCGGGCCGAAGCGCGTCGCCGCTCCCGGCGTGGCATTCGACGATCTGCCGCGGATCGATCTCGTGCTGGTCAGTCACAACCATTACGATCACCTCGATCAGGCGACGCTCAAGCGCCTGTGGCAGCGCGACCGGCCGCAGATCGTCACCAGCCTCGGCAACGACAGCGTCATCGGCCAGACCGGTGCGAAGGCGATCGCCCTCGACTGGGGCGGCAATGCCACGCTGACCGCGGCTGGGCTGAAGGATACCAGCACCGACATCCGTTGCGATCCCGACAGCTGGTGCCCCGGCGACCGCGCCCGCGTGTTCATCACCCGCAACCACCATTGGGGCAGCCGCTGGTTCACCGATCGCAATCGCGCCCTCTGGTCCAGCTTCGTCATCGCACTGCCGAGCGGCGGCAACGTCTTCTTCGCCGGCGACACGGGCTTCGGTGACGGCCTGTGGGCGGCAGAGGCTGCCGCCTACGGCCCGGTCCGTTTCGCGATGATCCCGATCGGCGCCTTTCGCTTCGCGCCCGGCCAGATGAGCTCCGGCAGCCACATCGGCCCGGCGGAGGCTGCGCTGGTCCACCAGCGACTGGGTGCCGCGCGGTCGCTCGCGATCCACTGGGGCACGTTCCGCCTGTCGTACGAGGGATACGACACGCCGCCGAGGATGCTGGCGGCGGCGATGCGGTGCACCGGTGGCACGGGGTTCGCCGCCGCCGCGATCGGTGTGCCGTTCGAGGTCGCGCCATATGCAAAGCCACAAACGGGCAAGCCGCTGGAGCCGGCCGCAATGCTGGCGTGCATGGACACGCCCGCGGTGAAGGCGCTGCACTGA
- the cyoD gene encoding cytochrome o ubiquinol oxidase subunit IV — MSSENPVVSGQPHHDHPNDNAHGHGHSSDEAHGTRKDYVIGFVLSVILTAIPFGLVMSGIITDTRITAGIVMVFALVQIVVHMVYFLHMNSKSENGWTLMALIFTIIVLTICLAGSLWVMYHMNTNMMPGMTSGDMGAM; from the coding sequence ATGAGCAGCGAGAACCCGGTCGTGTCCGGCCAGCCCCATCACGATCACCCGAACGACAATGCCCACGGTCATGGCCATTCGTCGGACGAGGCGCACGGCACCCGCAAGGACTATGTCATCGGTTTCGTGCTGTCGGTGATCTTGACCGCGATCCCCTTCGGTCTGGTCATGAGCGGCATCATCACCGACACCCGGATCACCGCCGGCATCGTCATGGTGTTCGCGCTGGTGCAGATCGTCGTTCACATGGTTTACTTCCTGCACATGAACTCGAAGTCGGAGAACGGGTGGACGCTGATGGCGTTGATCTTCACGATCATCGTGCTGACCATCTGCCTCGCCGGGTCGCTGTGGGTGATGTATCACATGAACACCAACATGATGCCCGGCATGACCTCCGGAGACATGGGCGCGATGTGA
- a CDS encoding DUF4345 domain-containing protein produces MNVRVERRILQIVVALACIVPLSVGGQSIVQGPAFLGHPPVVPTDLDSHFRYISGIFFAVGVAFATCIPRIETSGPRFRLLGALVVAGGLARVVSLVAVGVPSAGHVFGFGMELGAVPLLMLWQASFARRWRAHLPSSQA; encoded by the coding sequence GTGAACGTCCGGGTCGAACGCCGCATCCTGCAAATCGTCGTCGCGCTTGCCTGTATCGTGCCGCTGAGCGTCGGCGGGCAGAGCATCGTGCAGGGTCCAGCCTTCCTTGGCCATCCGCCGGTCGTCCCGACCGATCTCGACAGCCATTTCCGCTACATTTCCGGCATCTTCTTCGCAGTCGGCGTCGCGTTTGCGACCTGCATACCGCGGATCGAGACGAGCGGGCCGCGGTTCCGGCTGCTCGGCGCGCTGGTGGTGGCGGGCGGTCTGGCGCGCGTCGTGTCGCTGGTCGCCGTCGGCGTGCCGTCCGCCGGTCATGTCTTCGGGTTCGGCATGGAATTGGGCGCCGTCCCGTTGCTGATGCTGTGGCAGGCCAGCTTCGCCCGGCGATGGCGGGCACACTTGCCATCGTCGCAGGCGTAG
- a CDS encoding chloride channel protein — protein MPDQRPATRSRRWTPHRFRALLRSRGPTSVRFRRRIAVITGAIAIGIVAVLFAEASDEMGMLFSTYARHWHWLPLVTTPLGFMALVWVTRAFVPLARGSGIPQVMAARPDPQAATGGLIAVKTVVGKVVLTMGAILCGASVGREGPTVQIAAAVMGVSHRLLRVPLQGAVIIAGGAAGVAAAFNTPLAGVLFAIEELAAAYEQKVTLLVLSSIVIAGMVAQSLAGDYVYFGAIGAHMPIASALLVVPVAGIAGGAFGGLFSRVVLGLASGRHAVTRWSKAHPVAFAGLCGTVVAVLGVFTTGLTWGTGYSAARAMIVGVDAPLWFGPAKALATLATAVAGLPGGIFAPSLAVGAGVGNLLHAVFPNDPAGAVVILGMVAYFAGVVRAPLTAVIILSETTASRGLLLPMFATAFLADWASQLVCREKLYHGLAQTFRQN, from the coding sequence ATGCCCGATCAACGCCCTGCGACCCGGTCCCGCCGGTGGACGCCCCATCGTTTTCGTGCCCTGTTGCGGTCCCGTGGGCCGACCAGCGTCCGCTTCCGGCGGCGGATCGCGGTGATCACCGGGGCGATCGCGATCGGCATCGTCGCGGTGCTGTTCGCCGAGGCGTCGGACGAGATGGGGATGCTGTTCAGCACCTATGCGCGGCACTGGCACTGGCTACCGCTGGTCACCACGCCGCTGGGCTTCATGGCGCTGGTGTGGGTGACGCGCGCGTTCGTACCGCTGGCGCGCGGATCGGGAATTCCGCAGGTGATGGCGGCGCGACCCGATCCGCAGGCGGCGACCGGCGGGCTGATCGCGGTGAAGACCGTCGTCGGCAAGGTCGTGCTGACGATGGGCGCGATCCTGTGCGGCGCGAGCGTCGGGCGCGAGGGGCCGACGGTGCAGATCGCCGCCGCGGTGATGGGCGTCAGCCACCGGCTGTTGCGCGTGCCGTTGCAGGGCGCGGTAATCATCGCCGGCGGCGCGGCGGGTGTTGCTGCGGCGTTCAACACACCGCTCGCCGGGGTGCTGTTCGCGATCGAGGAGCTTGCAGCGGCCTATGAGCAGAAGGTGACGCTGCTGGTGCTGTCGTCGATCGTCATCGCCGGCATGGTCGCGCAGAGCCTCGCCGGCGACTACGTCTATTTCGGCGCGATCGGCGCGCACATGCCGATCGCCAGCGCGCTGCTGGTGGTGCCGGTAGCGGGGATTGCGGGCGGCGCGTTCGGCGGCTTGTTCTCGCGCGTCGTGCTGGGGCTGGCGAGCGGGCGGCATGCGGTGACGCGCTGGAGCAAGGCGCACCCCGTCGCTTTCGCCGGACTGTGCGGAACGGTGGTGGCGGTGCTCGGCGTGTTCACCACCGGGCTGACGTGGGGAACGGGCTATTCCGCGGCGCGGGCGATGATCGTCGGCGTCGATGCGCCCTTGTGGTTCGGCCCGGCAAAGGCATTGGCGACACTGGCGACCGCGGTGGCGGGCCTGCCCGGGGGGATCTTCGCGCCGAGCCTCGCGGTCGGTGCGGGCGTGGGCAACCTGCTGCACGCGGTGTTCCCGAACGATCCGGCGGGGGCGGTGGTGATCCTGGGAATGGTCGCCTATTTCGCAGGCGTCGTGCGAGCGCCGCTGACGGCGGTGATCATCCTGTCGGAGACGACGGCGAGCCGTGGCCTGCTGCTGCCGATGTTCGCGACCGCGTTTCTGGCGGATTGGGCGAGCCAGCTGGTGTGTCGCGAGAAGCTGTACCACGGGCTGGCACAGACGTTTCGACAGAACTGA
- a CDS encoding GNAT family N-acetyltransferase: MTKPMFLADFQRLPPVARGSVADGLAAAIDAVADAAAPGQAFLRYGWYAAALNAYGGRARTLLVEEDGEPSLALPLVDVGPTWLKLAAVPGSYWPFRSFPVATFAGEATVKAALSTLAGSLNGLRIGPVYDDDVAAMPLIAAARAGGWAVLDRFVADSWLLDMAALQAEGTWPRGSTLRKNRFHEKHLAAHGAPDWRFLTGADWPAAFDALADIEQASWIAARTDGSDAKFTTTGHGAFWRAAAADPVIADMLRAALLTIDGKPAAFSFDLDAGDLKYAIANSYDPAYAKHSPGKLLYYRNLVEALGRGIGRVDWGAGDSGYKQVIGADKGPAIRDWLLLRPGLPALAGRLVRGLWRRSGH; encoded by the coding sequence GTGACCAAACCGATGTTCCTCGCCGACTTCCAACGCCTGCCCCCGGTGGCGCGGGGCAGCGTCGCCGATGGCCTTGCCGCAGCGATCGACGCCGTGGCCGATGCCGCGGCGCCCGGGCAGGCCTTCCTGCGCTACGGCTGGTATGCCGCGGCCCTGAATGCCTATGGCGGTCGCGCCCGTACCTTGCTCGTCGAGGAGGATGGCGAGCCATCGCTGGCGTTGCCGCTAGTCGACGTCGGGCCGACGTGGCTGAAACTGGCGGCGGTGCCGGGGTCCTATTGGCCGTTCCGCAGTTTTCCGGTTGCGACGTTTGCGGGCGAGGCCACGGTGAAAGCGGCGCTGTCGACGCTCGCCGGATCGCTCAACGGCTTGCGGATCGGGCCGGTGTACGACGACGATGTCGCGGCGATGCCATTGATCGCGGCAGCGCGGGCGGGCGGATGGGCGGTGCTCGACCGGTTCGTCGCCGACAGCTGGCTGCTCGACATGGCGGCGTTGCAGGCAGAGGGAACGTGGCCGCGCGGTTCGACGCTGCGCAAGAACCGCTTCCACGAAAAGCATCTGGCGGCCCATGGCGCGCCCGACTGGCGTTTCCTGACGGGCGCCGACTGGCCCGCGGCGTTCGATGCGCTTGCGGACATCGAACAGGCGAGCTGGATCGCCGCGCGCACCGATGGCTCTGACGCGAAATTCACCACCACCGGTCATGGTGCGTTCTGGCGCGCAGCCGCGGCGGATCCGGTGATCGCCGATATGCTTCGCGCGGCGCTGCTGACGATCGACGGCAAGCCGGCGGCCTTTTCGTTCGATCTCGATGCCGGCGATCTGAAATATGCAATCGCGAACAGCTACGATCCCGCTTACGCCAAGCATTCACCGGGCAAGTTGCTGTATTACCGCAACCTCGTCGAGGCGTTGGGGCGTGGGATCGGCCGGGTCGACTGGGGCGCGGGCGACAGCGGCTACAAACAGGTGATCGGCGCCGACAAGGGGCCGGCGATCCGCGATTGGCTGTTGCTGAGGCCAGGGCTGCCGGCGCTGGCTGGACGGCTCGTGCGCGGCCTGTGGCGGCGATCGGGCCACTAG
- a CDS encoding transcriptional regulator gives MLVFLDFEASSLAKKSYPIEVAWVFEDGRDESHLIHPPLQWDDWDAEAEAIHHIPRATLEAEGTPHDIVARRMVEVLSGHALFASAPSWDGKWLSALLRAAKLPRHALRLRDTEDAQRETATAILRDAVPAANLGVAVADVITLAEVRDRDVPTHRALADARDEWERWCAVKRAAEARAAER, from the coding sequence ATGCTGGTGTTCCTCGATTTCGAAGCCTCGTCGCTCGCCAAGAAGAGCTATCCGATCGAGGTCGCCTGGGTGTTCGAGGACGGCCGCGACGAAAGTCATCTGATCCACCCACCGCTGCAATGGGACGATTGGGATGCCGAGGCGGAGGCGATCCACCACATCCCGCGCGCGACGCTGGAGGCGGAGGGCACGCCGCACGACATCGTTGCGCGGCGGATGGTCGAGGTGCTCAGCGGCCACGCACTGTTCGCCAGCGCGCCATCCTGGGACGGCAAATGGCTGAGCGCGCTGCTGCGCGCCGCGAAATTGCCGCGCCACGCGCTGCGGTTGCGCGATACCGAGGATGCGCAGCGCGAAACGGCGACGGCGATCCTGCGCGATGCGGTGCCGGCGGCGAATCTGGGCGTGGCGGTGGCGGACGTGATCACGCTCGCCGAGGTGCGCGACCGCGATGTGCCCACGCATCGGGCGCTGGCGGATGCGCGCGACGAATGGGAGCGCTGGTGCGCGGTGAAGCGCGCGGCCGAAGCGCGCGCAGCGGAGCGATAG
- a CDS encoding shikimate 5-dehydrogenase: MTKPLIGRDTLLCMSLSARPSNFGTRFHNRLYELTGLDYVYKAFTTTDLPAAIGGIRALGIRGCAVSMPFKEAVIPLLDELKGSAAAIDSVNTIVNDAGHLTGYNTDYSAVKTLMEQAALPADTTVLLRGSGGMGKAVATALRDAGLTQGTIVARNEATGRALAESVGWDWAAEVGSRTAGLLANVTPLGMEGADAEAMAFDSDTIAAADIVLDAVALPPETPLLRAAQAAGKRVITGAAIGVLQAVEQFVLYTGVTPTEAQIADAAAVARG, from the coding sequence ATGACCAAACCCCTGATCGGTCGCGACACGCTGTTGTGCATGTCGCTCTCCGCGCGGCCCAGCAACTTCGGCACACGGTTTCACAACCGGCTGTATGAGCTGACCGGTCTCGACTATGTCTACAAGGCGTTCACCACCACCGATCTGCCCGCCGCGATCGGCGGTATCCGGGCGCTCGGCATTCGGGGGTGCGCGGTGTCGATGCCGTTCAAGGAGGCGGTGATTCCGCTGCTCGACGAGTTGAAGGGATCGGCGGCGGCGATCGACAGCGTCAACACGATCGTCAACGATGCCGGGCATCTGACCGGCTACAACACCGATTATTCGGCGGTCAAAACGCTGATGGAGCAGGCGGCGCTGCCTGCCGACACGACCGTGCTGCTGCGTGGTTCGGGCGGGATGGGCAAGGCGGTCGCGACCGCGTTGCGCGACGCCGGGCTGACGCAGGGTACGATCGTGGCGCGCAACGAAGCGACGGGACGTGCGCTGGCGGAGTCGGTCGGTTGGGACTGGGCGGCCGAGGTGGGATCACGGACCGCGGGACTGCTCGCCAATGTCACCCCGCTCGGCATGGAAGGCGCGGATGCCGAGGCGATGGCGTTCGATAGCGACACGATCGCGGCGGCGGACATCGTCCTCGATGCGGTCGCATTGCCGCCGGAGACGCCGCTGCTGCGCGCGGCGCAGGCGGCGGGCAAGCGGGTCATCACCGGCGCGGCGATCGGTGTGTTGCAGGCGGTGGAGCAGTTCGTGCTCTACACCGGCGTGACGCCGACAGAGGCGCAGATCGCCGATGCAGCCGCAGTGGCGCGGGGGTAA
- a CDS encoding DUF4169 family protein, translating to MAEIVNLRRIRKARDRTAAAITAEANRAKFGRTKAEREADAVEQARVRRTLDGAKLDD from the coding sequence ATGGCGGAGATCGTCAACCTGCGCCGTATCAGGAAAGCGCGGGATCGTACGGCGGCGGCAATCACGGCCGAAGCGAACCGCGCGAAGTTCGGGCGGACGAAGGCGGAGCGGGAAGCGGATGCCGTCGAGCAGGCGCGGGTCCGGCGGACGCTGGATGGAGCCAAGCTGGACGATTAG
- a CDS encoding DUF2721 domain-containing protein has protein sequence MPTFFQVSTIAQTIQLSLAPVFMLAAIGQILNVLAGRLARVIDRARALEDRVLGSEGADRKRYVRELKLLDERMSIINGALFLAVSSAVMACIVIALLFVANIASFHIGTWIALAFIVAVSLLICCLTAFMWEVRVSLRAIHVRKEILS, from the coding sequence ATGCCGACGTTCTTTCAGGTTTCGACGATCGCCCAGACGATCCAGCTGTCGCTCGCGCCGGTGTTCATGCTCGCCGCGATCGGCCAGATCCTCAACGTGCTCGCCGGGCGGCTGGCACGGGTGATCGACAGGGCGCGGGCGCTGGAAGATCGCGTATTGGGCAGCGAGGGTGCCGACCGCAAGCGGTACGTCCGCGAACTGAAGCTGCTCGACGAACGGATGTCGATCATCAACGGCGCGTTGTTCCTGGCGGTATCGAGCGCGGTGATGGCATGTATCGTCATCGCATTGCTGTTCGTTGCCAACATCGCGAGTTTTCACATCGGGACGTGGATCGCGCTGGCGTTCATCGTCGCGGTGTCGCTGCTGATCTGCTGCCTCACCGCCTTTATGTGGGAAGTACGGGTCAGCCTGCGCGCGATCCACGTGCGAAAGGAAATCCTGTCGTGA
- a CDS encoding crotonase/enoyl-CoA hydratase family protein, with product MNDRVTLTVTDGIADVRLARADKMNAIDPAMFEGIGATIDALATRTDVRCVVLSGEGRGFCAGLDMESMARGGSGTSKERNAQGSILPQHVTWGWRQLPMPVIAAVHGVAFGGGFQIMSGADIRIAAPATRFAIRETYWGLVPDMAGFPIWRGLVRDDVLRELVYTAREFDADEALRHGFVTRLADDPLAEALSLAKAIAGRSPHAIRGAKRLLNMAHDADPRTMLEAETEEQLKVIGKPNMMEAVAANMARRAPIFVD from the coding sequence ATGAACGACCGCGTCACGCTGACCGTCACCGACGGGATCGCCGATGTCCGCCTCGCGCGCGCCGACAAGATGAACGCGATCGATCCTGCGATGTTCGAAGGCATCGGCGCGACGATCGATGCGCTGGCGACCCGTACCGACGTGCGCTGCGTCGTGCTGTCGGGCGAGGGCAGGGGATTCTGCGCCGGGCTCGACATGGAGAGCATGGCGCGGGGCGGCTCCGGCACGTCGAAGGAGCGCAATGCGCAAGGGAGCATCCTGCCGCAGCACGTCACCTGGGGCTGGCGGCAATTGCCGATGCCGGTGATCGCCGCGGTGCACGGCGTCGCCTTCGGCGGCGGGTTCCAGATCATGTCGGGCGCGGACATCCGCATCGCTGCGCCCGCGACGCGGTTCGCGATCCGCGAAACGTATTGGGGGCTGGTGCCCGACATGGCGGGCTTCCCGATCTGGCGCGGGCTGGTGCGCGACGATGTGCTGCGCGAGCTGGTCTATACCGCGCGCGAATTCGATGCGGACGAAGCGCTGCGCCACGGCTTCGTAACGCGGTTGGCGGACGATCCGCTGGCAGAGGCGCTTTCCCTTGCGAAGGCGATCGCCGGTCGCTCGCCGCACGCGATCCGCGGAGCCAAACGGTTGCTCAACATGGCGCATGACGCCGATCCGCGAACCATGCTGGAGGCGGAGACGGAGGAGCAGCTGAAGGTGATCGGCAAGCCGAACATGATGGAGGCGGTCGCCGCAAACATGGCCCGCCGGGCGCCGATATTCGTGGATTGA
- a CDS encoding amidase: protein MFLGFLLAATAVPAATRNVKVEEVSLEQVQALMTAGKATSAELTRAYLERIAAMDRKGPTLRSVITVNPDAIAQAKALDVERRAGRMRGPLHGVPVLIKDNIETADRMATTAGSLALKDNVTGRDAPVVAALRAAGAVILGKTNLSEWANIRSTHAMSGWSAIGGLVRNPYALDRTACGSSSGSGAAVAASFAAAAVGTETDGSVVCPSSINGLVGLKPTIGLVSGEHVVPISHSQDTPGPMARSVRDAAILLQGMAAGGPDYAAGLSVSALSGVRVAVLRPASLSAEVAARYDTALEVLRSAGAVLVEVKAPKLDGIGDAEFTVLKTELKADLDAYLATTPPSVTARTLDQLIAFNRAHAAEEMPFFQQEIFEEAAKTRGLNDPAYKAARARSFKLASEAIDGMLRSAGAKVLVEPTYAGAWLSDPVYGDQYNGPSSSELPAIAGYPNLTVPMGLVKGLPVGLSFIATRNGEASVLGAGYAYEQRAQARVAPRYLPQADVGKGLDGR, encoded by the coding sequence ATGTTTCTAGGGTTTCTGCTCGCCGCCACCGCCGTGCCGGCCGCGACGAGAAACGTGAAGGTCGAAGAGGTGTCGCTGGAACAGGTGCAGGCGCTGATGACGGCGGGCAAGGCGACCAGCGCCGAGCTGACGCGCGCCTATCTCGAGCGGATCGCGGCGATGGACCGCAAGGGCCCGACGTTGCGCAGCGTCATCACCGTCAACCCCGACGCAATCGCACAGGCGAAGGCGCTGGATGTGGAACGCAGGGCCGGGCGCATGCGGGGTCCGCTGCATGGCGTACCGGTGCTGATCAAGGACAATATCGAAACCGCCGACCGGATGGCGACGACGGCGGGCAGCCTGGCATTGAAGGACAATGTCACCGGGCGCGACGCACCGGTAGTGGCGGCGCTGCGGGCGGCGGGTGCGGTGATCCTCGGCAAGACCAACCTGTCGGAATGGGCCAACATCCGCTCGACGCATGCGATGAGCGGGTGGAGCGCCATCGGCGGGCTGGTGCGCAACCCCTATGCGCTCGATCGCACCGCCTGCGGGTCCTCCTCGGGATCGGGCGCGGCGGTGGCGGCGAGCTTTGCGGCGGCGGCTGTGGGGACCGAGACCGACGGCTCGGTGGTCTGTCCGTCGTCGATCAACGGGCTGGTGGGGCTGAAGCCGACGATCGGGCTGGTCAGCGGCGAGCATGTCGTGCCGATCAGCCATTCGCAGGACACGCCGGGGCCGATGGCCCGCAGCGTGCGCGATGCCGCAATCCTGTTGCAGGGGATGGCGGCCGGCGGACCCGACTATGCCGCCGGCCTGTCGGTCAGCGCGCTGTCGGGCGTACGCGTCGCGGTGTTGAGGCCGGCGTCGTTGTCGGCAGAGGTGGCGGCGCGCTACGATACGGCGCTCGAGGTGCTGCGCAGCGCAGGGGCCGTGCTGGTCGAGGTGAAGGCGCCCAAACTCGACGGGATCGGCGATGCCGAATTCACGGTGCTGAAGACGGAATTGAAGGCGGACCTCGACGCCTATCTGGCGACCACGCCGCCGAGCGTCACCGCGCGAACGCTCGACCAGCTGATCGCCTTCAACCGTGCGCACGCGGCCGAGGAGATGCCGTTCTTCCAGCAGGAGATTTTCGAGGAGGCGGCGAAGACGAGGGGACTGAACGATCCCGCCTACAAGGCAGCGCGCGCCAGATCGTTCAAATTGGCGAGCGAGGCGATCGACGGCATGCTGCGCAGCGCGGGTGCAAAGGTGCTGGTCGAGCCGACCTATGCGGGCGCGTGGCTGAGCGATCCGGTGTATGGCGACCAGTATAACGGGCCGTCGTCGTCCGAGCTGCCGGCGATCGCGGGCTATCCCAATCTGACGGTGCCGATGGGTCTGGTGAAGGGCCTGCCGGTCGGCCTGTCGTTCATCGCGACGCGGAACGGCGAGGCGTCCGTGCTGGGCGCCGGTTATGCCTATGAACAGCGGGCGCAGGCGCGGGTTGCGCCGCGCTATCTGCCGCAGGCCGACGTGGGGAAGGGGCTCGACGGGCGCTGA
- a CDS encoding PaaI family thioesterase yields the protein MSGFNIDAFLAHRFAGHAGLLGITYHAKGDGWVELALPYADTLIGDPDSKVLASGPIIALMDMATSVAVWVKRDKFAAQATLDLRVDYLRPATPGRTVIGRGECLKVTRSIAFVRGIAYDETPDDPLAHVAGTFMLMDALA from the coding sequence ATGAGCGGCTTCAACATCGATGCTTTCCTCGCGCACCGCTTTGCCGGACACGCGGGCCTGCTGGGCATCACCTATCATGCCAAGGGCGACGGCTGGGTCGAGCTGGCGCTACCCTATGCCGATACCTTGATCGGCGACCCGGATAGCAAGGTGCTGGCGTCGGGTCCGATCATCGCGCTGATGGACATGGCGACCAGCGTCGCGGTGTGGGTGAAGCGGGACAAGTTCGCGGCTCAGGCAACGCTGGACCTGCGCGTCGATTATCTGCGCCCGGCGACGCCCGGCCGCACCGTGATCGGCCGGGGCGAATGCCTGAAGGTCACCCGGTCGATCGCCTTCGTTCGCGGCATCGCCTATGACGAAACGCCCGACGATCCGCTGGCGCATGTCGCCGGCACATTCATGCTGATGGATGCGCTCGCATGA